The sequence AGCGCCCTGAAGCTCGTCCAGCGCGTCCGCGACGAGGCGCACCGCTTCGCGATCGGGCGCCACCGGCGGACGCGGACCTCGGTCGCGCTCACGACCCGGCTCCGTTCGGTGCCCGGCGTCGGGCCCGTCAAGGCGAAGAAGCTCCTCCGCCGGTTCGGCTCCGTCGGCCGCGTCCGGGAGGCGCCGCGCGAGGAGATCGCGAGCGTCGTCGGCGCGCGCGCCGCCGAGAACGTGATCTCCCACCTGCGGGACGAATGAGGGAGGCCTTCGAGAGCTCCGGCTCGCTCGCGTCGGTCGACGTGCTGGCGGCGATCGGCGGGATCGGCCGAAGGAGGGAGTCCGGCACGCTGCGGATCGCGGGACCCTCCGGAGAGGCCGTCCGGTTCGGCTTCGCCGAGGGCGTTCTCGTGGCCCTCGACCCTCCGGCCGAGAGCGGCCCGGCCGACGTCCTGATCCGTGCCGGGAAAGTCCAGCGCGCCACGTACGAGGCGCTCACCGTCGGCGGCTTCGAGGACCGCTTCGCGGTCGCGGCGGCGTCGGGCGTGATCTCGCGGCGCGAGGCGAACTGGGGCCTGAAGATCTCGGCGATCGAGTCTCTCGTCCGCGTCCTTTCGTGGGGCGAGGGGGAGTACGCGTGGGAGGAGGGGGAGCCCGAGCCGACGGCGCCGCCGCTCAAGCTCCGGATCGACCAGTGGCTCCTCGAGCTCTTCCTCCGCTCGAACGACCGCGGTTTCGTCGTGCGAAAGGTCGGCCCGACCGACGTGCCCGTCGCGCGCGCGGAGGGCTTCGGCGAGGCGTTCGGGGCGCTCGGGCTGACGGCCGACGCCGATGCCGTCGTCGAAGGCATCGACGGGCGCCGCACCGTGGACGAAGTCGTCAAAAGGTCGCGCGCGGAGGAGTTCGCGACGTTGAAGCTCCTGGCGGCGCTCATCACCCTGGGACTCGTCCTTCCGATCCACGAAATTCCCGAGACGGCGGGCGAGACCGACTCTCCCGCCCCCTCGCCGGAGCCGGCCGGCGCTCCGCCGATCGAGGAGAGCACGCCGGAGCCGGGAGAATTCGAGCTCGCCGGTCCTCCGGCGCTCCCCGGCCCGCCGGAGCCCGAACCGCCGCCGGAGCCCGAGCTCGATGAGACGACATGGGAACCCTCCGCCGCGCGGGAAGGCGCCGCGCCCGAGGAGGCGGCCGAGCCGGAATTCGAGTCGGAGCCGGCCGAAGCCTCCGAAAGCTCCTTCGAGGAGCCGGCCGACGCTCCCGAGTTCCCCTTTCCGGAGGAGAGGGAATCGTTTCCGCCCGACGCCGCCGGCCCGACTTCCCCGCCGCTGCGCGAGATCAGCGTCCCTCTGTTCGCGCTCACCGCTCCGGAGCCGGAGGGCAACCCGGTGGCGGAGTCGGAAGAGAGAAGCGGGGAGGGACCGGTTTCCCCCCATCGAAGTCTCGGCGGGATCCGGGCCGCCGCGGTTTTCGCCGCCCTCGCGATCGTCGGAATTCTCCTGGTCGTTCGGCGCCGACCCGCCGCCCCCGCCGCGAGCGGACAGAAACCTCCGGCGGCGTCCCCGTTGCCGGCGCCCCGTCCGCCCTCGGTGGAACCGAAAA is a genomic window of Thermoanaerobaculia bacterium containing:
- a CDS encoding DUF4388 domain-containing protein: MREAFESSGSLASVDVLAAIGGIGRRRESGTLRIAGPSGEAVRFGFAEGVLVALDPPAESGPADVLIRAGKVQRATYEALTVGGFEDRFAVAAASGVISRREANWGLKISAIESLVRVLSWGEGEYAWEEGEPEPTAPPLKLRIDQWLLELFLRSNDRGFVVRKVGPTDVPVARAEGFGEAFGALGLTADADAVVEGIDGRRTVDEVVKRSRAEEFATLKLLAALITLGLVLPIHEIPETAGETDSPAPSPEPAGAPPIEESTPEPGEFELAGPPALPGPPEPEPPPEPELDETTWEPSAAREGAAPEEAAEPEFESEPAEASESSFEEPADAPEFPFPEERESFPPDAAGPTSPPLREISVPLFALTAPEPEGNPVAESEERSGEGPVSPHRSLGGIRAAAVFAALAIVGILLVVRRRPAAPAASGQKPPAASPLPAPRPPSVEPKTAAGAPAVAESPRETVSPAPEPVREKTSEPAGVPPPRTAPKNSQPAKTSRTAKPDSWEALARAGKAAFEHPGAHRYAIQLELACEESTLQKAFAADPARRRIWLAPYSFRGRSCYRVLWGKYRDLASAKAGKSAIPEMFSRDGNHPAVVPLGRAK